In Candidatus Methylomirabilota bacterium, the following are encoded in one genomic region:
- a CDS encoding molybdopterin cofactor-binding domain-containing protein, which translates to MAQAKLFGSSIKRREDPRFITGKGVYTDDVKLPGQTHAVFVRSPHAHARVRQVDVAKAKAVPGVVAVYTGKDLAAGGVNPLPCGWLLPDIKIPEYRAIATGKVHFVGHAVAVVIAETPYAARDGADAVTVDYEELPSVSDGEKAVAKGAPQLHENAPGNVGFAWSIGDKDKTDAAIKSAAKVVKQRLVNQRLIPNAIEPRASCASFNSATGDLTLWVTSQNPHVHRLLMAAFVLGMPEHKMRVIAPDVGGGFGSKIFVYPEEVAVSWASKALGRPVKWTAERRESYVTDAHGRDHLTEVEMAVDKDGKITALRVKTNANLGAYLSTFAPLIPTYLYGTLLSGVYEIPNIYCEVVGAFTNTTPVDAYRGAGRPEATYLLERVCDLAARALGADPAEFRRKNFIPASKFPYQTPVAFQYDSGNYGPALDRALQMVDYKKLRAEQEAARKQGRYLGIGFATYIEACGPAPSQVAGALGAQAGLWESAHVRVHPTGKITVYTGSHSHGQGHETTFAQLAADELGLPFEDVEIVHGDTAAVPFGMGTYGSRSAAVGGAAIHTSIQKIKEKGKKIAAHLLEASEADLDYGEGKYFVKGSPGRAKTFAEVALMAYLAHNLPKGLEPGLEATSFWDPPNFVFPFGSHIAEVEVDPETGKVKVLRYVAVDDVGRVINPMIVDGMVHGGIAQGVAQALWEYAAYDANGQLVTGSMMDYALPKAGDLPSFETDRTVTPSPVNPMGIKGAGETGTIASTAAIANAVLDALAPLGITHIDLPLTPARIWAAVQAARKK; encoded by the coding sequence ATGGCCCAGGCGAAGCTCTTCGGCTCGAGCATCAAGCGCCGGGAGGATCCGCGCTTCATCACCGGTAAGGGCGTCTACACCGATGACGTGAAGCTGCCCGGCCAGACCCACGCCGTCTTCGTGCGGAGCCCGCACGCTCACGCTCGGGTCCGCCAGGTCGACGTCGCCAAGGCCAAAGCGGTGCCGGGCGTGGTGGCGGTCTACACGGGTAAGGACCTGGCGGCCGGCGGGGTGAACCCGCTTCCGTGCGGGTGGCTTCTGCCGGACATCAAGATCCCCGAGTACCGGGCGATCGCCACCGGCAAGGTCCACTTCGTCGGCCACGCGGTGGCGGTGGTGATCGCCGAAACCCCGTACGCGGCCAGGGACGGAGCCGACGCGGTGACCGTGGACTACGAAGAGCTGCCATCGGTCAGCGACGGCGAGAAGGCGGTGGCCAAGGGAGCGCCGCAGCTCCACGAGAACGCCCCCGGGAACGTCGGCTTCGCCTGGTCCATCGGCGACAAGGACAAGACGGACGCCGCCATCAAGTCGGCGGCCAAGGTCGTGAAGCAGCGGCTCGTCAACCAGCGCCTGATCCCGAACGCCATCGAGCCGCGGGCCTCCTGCGCCTCTTTCAACTCGGCCACCGGCGACCTCACGCTCTGGGTCACCTCGCAGAACCCGCACGTGCACCGGCTCCTCATGGCGGCCTTCGTGCTCGGCATGCCGGAGCACAAGATGCGGGTGATCGCGCCGGACGTCGGCGGCGGCTTCGGTTCCAAGATCTTCGTCTACCCGGAGGAGGTCGCTGTCTCCTGGGCGTCCAAGGCCCTCGGGCGACCCGTGAAGTGGACGGCCGAGCGGCGCGAGTCATACGTGACCGACGCCCACGGCCGCGACCACCTCACCGAGGTCGAGATGGCCGTCGACAAGGACGGCAAGATCACGGCCCTGCGCGTCAAGACCAACGCCAACCTCGGCGCCTACCTCTCGACGTTCGCGCCGCTGATCCCGACCTACCTCTACGGCACCCTCCTGTCGGGGGTTTACGAGATCCCCAACATCTACTGCGAGGTGGTCGGGGCCTTCACGAACACGACGCCGGTCGACGCCTATCGGGGGGCCGGACGCCCGGAGGCGACCTACCTGCTCGAGCGGGTGTGCGACCTGGCGGCGCGGGCGCTGGGTGCGGATCCCGCCGAGTTCCGTCGGAAGAACTTCATTCCGGCGTCGAAGTTCCCGTACCAGACGCCGGTCGCGTTCCAGTACGACAGCGGTAACTACGGCCCCGCGCTCGATCGAGCCCTCCAGATGGTCGACTACAAAAAGCTCCGGGCCGAGCAGGAAGCGGCCCGCAAGCAAGGGCGCTACCTCGGGATCGGCTTCGCCACCTACATCGAGGCGTGCGGCCCGGCGCCCTCCCAGGTGGCCGGGGCGCTGGGCGCCCAGGCCGGCTTGTGGGAAAGCGCCCACGTGCGGGTGCACCCGACCGGCAAGATCACCGTCTACACGGGCTCGCACTCCCACGGGCAGGGGCACGAGACGACCTTCGCCCAGCTGGCCGCCGACGAGCTCGGGCTGCCCTTCGAGGACGTCGAGATCGTCCACGGCGACACCGCGGCGGTTCCGTTCGGGATGGGCACGTATGGAAGCCGCTCGGCGGCCGTCGGGGGCGCCGCCATCCACACGTCGATCCAGAAGATCAAGGAAAAGGGGAAGAAGATCGCCGCCCACCTCCTGGAGGCCAGCGAGGCCGACCTCGACTACGGCGAGGGGAAGTACTTCGTCAAGGGCTCGCCGGGACGCGCCAAGACCTTCGCGGAGGTGGCGCTCATGGCCTACCTCGCGCACAACCTCCCGAAGGGGCTGGAGCCCGGGCTGGAGGCGACCTCGTTCTGGGATCCGCCCAACTTCGTATTCCCGTTCGGCTCACACATCGCGGAGGTGGAGGTCGATCCCGAGACGGGCAAGGTCAAGGTGCTCCGCTACGTGGCCGTCGACGATGTCGGGCGGGTCATCAACCCGATGATCGTGGACGGCATGGTCCACGGCGGGATCGCCCAGGGGGTGGCTCAGGCCCTCTGGGAGTACGCCGCTTACGACGCCAACGGCCAGCTCGTGACCGGGAGCATGATGGACTACGCCCTGCCGAAGGCCGGCGACCTGCCATCGTTCGAGACCGACCGGACCGTCACGCCGTCCCCGGTGAATCCGATGGGGATCAAGGGGGCGGGCGAGACGGGGACCATCGCCTCCACCGCAGCGATCGCGAATGCCGTGCTCGACGCGCTCGCTCCGCTGGGGATCACGCACATCGACCTGCCTCTGACGCCCGCCCGGATCTGGGCGGCCGTCCAGGCCGCGCGGAAGAAGTAG